The proteins below are encoded in one region of Canis lupus familiaris isolate Mischka breed German Shepherd chromosome 21, alternate assembly UU_Cfam_GSD_1.0, whole genome shotgun sequence:
- the LOC476827 gene encoding olfactory receptor 52D1 isoform X1, producing the protein MSTSNLSDDSLPAIMFLTGIPGLEWAHAWIAIPFCAMYLVALAGNAALILVIVTDSALHAPMYLFLCLLSLTDLALSSTTVPKTLAILWLHAGEISFGGCLAQMFCVHSIYALESSVLLAMAFDRYVAICNPLRYMIILNRSIIGRIGLTGILRSIAVVSPFIFLLRRLPYCGHHVMAHTYCEHMGIARLACGNITVNIVYGLTVALLAVGLDSILIAISYGFILHAVFRLPSQDARHKALSTCGSHLGVILVFYIPAFFSFLTHRFGQHRVPKNVHIFLANLYVLVPPVLNPIIYGARTKEIRSRLLRLLHLGKVSV; encoded by the coding sequence ATGTCAACCTCTAACCTCAGTGATGACAGTCTTCCAGCCATCATGTTCCTGACGGGAATCCCAGGGCTGGAGTGGGCTCATGCCTGGATTGCCATCCCCTTCTGTGCCATGTATCTGGTAGCACTGGCTGGGAATGCTGCCCTCATCCTGGTCATTGTGACAGACAGTGCTCTTCATGCACCCATGTACCTCTTCCTGTGCCTTCTCTCACTCACTGACTTGGCTCTCAGCTCCACCACCGTGCCGAAGACATTAGCAATTTTGTGGCTCCATGCTGGAGAAATTTCCTTTGGTGGATGCCTGGCCCAGATGTTTTGTGTCCATTCTATCTATGCTCTGGAGTCCTCAGTTCTTCTGGCCATGGCCTTTGATCGCTATGTGGCTATTTGCAACCCACTGAGATATATGATCATCCTCAACCGTAGCATCATAGGCAGAATTGGCCTTACTGGCATACTCCGTAGTATCGCTGTTGTCTCCCCGTTCATTTTCTTGCTGAGGCGACTGCCTTACTGTGGTCACCATGTCATGGCACATACATATTGTGAGCACATGGGCATTGCTCGCCTGGCCTGTGGCAACATCACTGTCAATATTGTCTATGGGCTGACTGTGGCCCTGCTAGCTGTGGGTCTGGATTCCATCCTCATTGCCATTTCCTATGGCTTTATCCTCCACGCTGTCTTCCGCCTTCCATCTCAAGATGCCAGGCACAAGGCTCTGAGTACCTGTGGCTCCCACCTCGGGGTCATCCTGGTCTTCTACATTcctgccttcttctccttcctcacccATCGTTTTGGCCAGCACCGAGTTCCCAAGAATGTGCACATCTTTCTGGCGAACCTCTATGTGCTGGTGCCTCCTGTGCTCAATCCAATCATCTATGGGGCTAGGACCAAGGAGATTCGGAGTCGGCTTCTGAGACTGCTTCACTTGGGGAAGGTCTCAGTGTGA